One genomic region from Rosa rugosa chromosome 1, drRosRugo1.1, whole genome shotgun sequence encodes:
- the LOC133726779 gene encoding uncharacterized protein LOC133726779 isoform X1, translated as MMAHGKVSLPQDLLPSPIFSATKDGALEGNAEGKALTGSLDESKDHLASESSIPLSPQWLHAKSVEAKPLASGTSGEIHAPGSLSHGNSIDSNARDIWRSDGSRDRKDWRRNAPDLDVNRRWREEERETGLLGRRDRKKEDRRVGVTSTRDITENRADDHRAGGPSTRDVSENKILSSDRWHESRRDNKWSSRWGPEDKDKDSRMEKTELEREDAHVDKQSLVSSNRAIPERDGDSRDKWRPRHRMEVQSGGPAPYRAAPGFGMARGQVEKVGFASGRGRSKTNGSLQIGRPSSVSTIGSVPDQNQSVLGKAGPFNEKYRYPRGKLLDIYRKQKIESTFDIVPDGMEHVSPITQVGSIEPLAFSAPHAEEEAVMEDIWKGRITSSEMLCSSSREKNVLNDDGKGTSDASLRKEDQKISLQTEENALSTGEPILNNSFPVIGTEVSTICGPRTHILNEWVEGERRVPIVTAVADGSNLVASKNYDCKSAGEIDGLSNSVAELRISGCQDVRDFGLPKHSMSENFEPATTVIGSQLPDDSSSLFHIPSLQQTSSSDQYVKSNEKADLERVVSFEDISLCYLDPQGNIQGPFLGIDIISWFDQGFFGTDLLVRLADAPDGSPFQELGEMMPNLNTKSGLVSNSNLPTNMESFGGVGSILEERKTAPHYEESNILNIQHWTSSGLEPTLSDDLHSRIPNNGYNSELQYLDNQRFQNYVEEDEEIVFPGRPKSSSDFPLRRPSADIEGSFSNSPSLPSLLNEVSESNLPNRQDDKLHPFGLLMSELRGSSHLRPAQASNVSLGMDDQAQFRDTVFEGGISKLNWLNNPNIPMHQVVPDMEHLIELQCQEQQHRLLELRQQRQFEFHRQQQHELEFQQQQQRQLELQQQRQLELHHLELQQQRQLELQLQRQLELQQQRQFELQQQHQLELQQQRQLELQQQKQHHLELQQQQQRKLELQQLQRHQQQRQLEFQQQRQLELQQQQHQLEPPPQHHLQQHLRHHQKLQQQQQSQAEQLLLEQLLNRQMSDSYGQWKMDATRANLHDQLHSSNHLPNDLHHVSHSSRHDPSLEQIIQATMGEGALQGQTDFFDLILQAKQGNRNTSELPLRLNEQELQAQQLSLALREQQQIEGERRIGGPWFADEAGPFLRDPIGHHQAYMLGHNSSENYQQQQRFPSNEQEPSHHDWNHASQERPQGGFYEPNSMEFDRFSVPTGSHGMNLDIANIRGQDLDVREQYRLTSSIDERGSLSSGIPSHRRLVSDEFYASHPVTFESLPSGNNGQLESSCTEAVMPYLHLDAEQKRRDTEDTIAFAASNRLASTNGDKEHSKQILMDLHQKLGHQPTQSSEVDYQHHLSSSRSQGGSVHLPLNLLPDQSVGMSNCFTEGPQSSNFSLLLQDQLGSYGMNEQPSNLARRSDSRAFMDAQFLSGTRDAPHEGNMANQQDTAIESGELPSNTHSRHSSLSSAGGCGGFHSSEMGLDKSLGEDVSDGRLPSTITKGFDSATQRRRVLSSQDVSSEPALSLPVKPRSSISLRTSEKNPAATLVSESRASRKNDAQFRRTSSYSDAGVSETSFIDVLKKPVIPEADVANRGAVESSDGGGQVGRTGKKKGKKGRQIDPALLGFKVSSNRIMMGEIHRLDE; from the exons ATGATGGCTCACGGAAAAGTCAGTCTCCCTCAAGATCTCCTCCCCTCGCCGATCTTCTCCGCCACCAAAG ATGGAGCCTTGGAAGGAAATGCTGAGGGAAAGGCTCTAACGGGGTCACTTGATGAGTCAAAAG ATCATTTAGCATCTGAGAGCAGCATACCTTTGTCACCACAATGGCTACATGCTAAATCAGTTGAGGCTAAGCCACTTGCAAGTGGAACATCAGGA GAAATCCATGCACCAGGGTCTTTGTCTCATGGTAACTCTATTGATTCCAATGCGAGAGACATTTGGCGTTCAGATGGTTCTCGGGACAGAAAAGATTGGAGGAGGAATGCACCTGATTTAGATGTTAACCGTCGCTGGCgtgaggaggagagagaaacagGCTTACTTGGTAGGAGGGATCGCAAAAAAGAAGATCGCCGTGTAGGAGTCACTTCAACTAGGGATATTACTGAGAATCGAGCAGATGATCATCGAGCAGGTGGCCCTTCTACTAGGGatgttagtgagaataaaattTTGTCTTCTGATCGCTGGCATGAATCCCGGAGAGACAACAAATGGTCATCAAGGTGGGGCCCTGAAGATAAAGACAAGGACTCTCGAATGGAGAAGACagaacttgagagagaagaTGCTCATGTTGACAAGCAGTCTCTTGTCAGTAGCAATCGTGCAATTCCTGAACGTGATGGTGATTCTCGCGATAAATGGAGGCCACGCCATCGCATGGAGGTTCAGTCCGGGGGGCCAGCCCCATACCGTGCTGCACCGGGATTTGGGATGGCCAGAGGACAGGTGGAAAAAGTAGGATTTGCTTCTGGACGAGGGAGGTCCAAGACTAATGGTAGCCTACAGATTGGAAGACCTTCCTCTGTATCCACTATTGGGTCTGTTCCGGATCAGAATCAAAGTGTATTGGGAAAAGCTGGCCCCTTTAATGAGAAGTATCGTTACCCCAGGGGAAAGCTCCTTGATATCTATCGTAAGCAAAAGatagaatcaacttttgatatTGTGCCTGATGGGATGGAGCATGTCTCTCCAATTACCCAAGTGGGCTCTATTGAGCCATTGGCCTTTTCTGCACCTCATGCAGAGGAAGAG GCTGTTATGGAAGATATATGGAAGGGAAGAATCACTAGCAGTGAAATGTTATGCAGTTCCTCCAGAGAAAAAAATGTGTTAAATGATGATGGTAAAG GAACTAGTGATGCCTCCTTAAGAAAGGAAGATCAAAAGATTTCACTGCAGACTGAAGAAAATGCCCTATCTACTGGAGAGCCCATCTTAAACAATTCTTTTCCAGTTATCGGTACTGAGGTCTCAACTATCTGTGGCCCACGGACACATATTTTAAATG AATGGGTTGAAGGTGAGCGCAGAGTTCCTATTGTCACAGCAGTCGCTGATGGATCAAATCTGGTTGCTTCAAAGAACTATGATTGCAAAAGTGCTGGGGAGATTGATGGCCTCAGTAATAGTGTTGCTGAACTAAGAATTTCTGGATGCCAGGATGTGAGAGATTTTGGTCTTCCAAAGCATTCTATGTCGGAAAATTTTGAACCAGCTACTACTGTGATTGGTAGCCAGCTTCCTGATGATTCAAGTTCACTTTTTCATATTCCATCTCTACAGCAAACCTCGAGTAGTGATCAATATGTCAAGAGCAACGAGAAGGCAGATCTGGAAAGGGTTGTCTCATTTGAGGATATAAGTTTATGCTATCTTGATCCTCAAGGAAACATCCAGGGACCTTTCCTGGGGATCGACATAATTTCATGGTTTGATCAAGGATTCTTTGGAACTGACTTACTGGTGCGCTTGGCTGATGCCCCTGATGGTTCTCCTTTTCAAGAACTCGGTGAAATGATGCCAAATCTGAACACTAAATCTGGATTGGTCTCCAACTCCAATTTGCCTACCAACATGGAATCATTTGGTGGTGTTGGAAGCATCCTGGAAGAGAGAAAAACTGCTCCTCACTATGAGGAGTCTAACATTCTAAATATCCAACACTGGACTTCATCTGGACTTGAACCTACCTTGAGTGATGATTTGCACTCGAGAATACCTAATAATGGTTACAACTCTGAACTCCAGTACCTTGATAATCAAAGGTTTCAAAATTACGTTGAAGAAGATGAGG AAATAGTGTTTCCCGGAAGGCCTAAAAGTAGCAGTGATTTTCCTCTGAGGAGACCTTCAGCTGATATTGAGGGCTCATTTTCAAATTCCCCAAGCCTTCCTTCCCTTTTAAATGAAGTTTCCGAAAGTAACCTGCCTAATCGCCAGGATGATAAGTTGCACCCTTTTGGCCTGTTGATGTCTGAGCTCAGAGGCAGCTCTCATTTAAGACCTGCTCAAGCTTCCAATGTGTCTTTAGGCATGGATGATCAGGCTCAGTTTAGAGATACCGTGTTTGAGGGAGGTATCTCCAAACTGAATTGGTTGAATAATCCTAATATCCCAATGCATCAAGTAGTGCCTGATATGGAACATCTAATAGAACTACAGTGTCAAGAGCAGCAGCATCGCCTATTGGAGCTCCGGCAACAACGCCAGTTTGAGTTTCATCGTCAGCAGCAGCACGAGTTGGAATttcaacagcagcagcagcggCAATTGGAACTCCAGCAACAGCGCCAGTTGGAACTTCACCACTTGGAGCTTCAGCAGCAGCGCCAGTTGGAGctacagctgcagcgccagttGGAGCTACAGCAACAGCGCCAGTTTGAGCTACAGCAACAGCACCAGTTGGAGCTACAGCAACAACGCCAGTTGGAGCTTCAGCAACAGAAGCAACACCATTTGGAGCTTCAACAACAGCAGCAGCGGAAGCTGGAGCTTCAGCAGCTGCAGCGTCATCAGCAACAGCGGCAGTTGGAGTTTCAGCAGCAGCGTCAATTGGAGCTTCAGCAACAGCAGCATCAATTGGAGCCTCCGCCTCAGCACCACTTGCAGCAGCACCTTCGCCATCACCAAAAATTGCAGCAACAACAGCAGTCCCAAGCCGAACAGTTGCTCCTCGAACAATTATTGAATCGACAAATGTCTGATAGTTATGGGCAGTGGAAGATGGATGCTACACGAGCCAACCTTCATGATCAGTTACATTCCAGTAACCACCTTCCAAATGATTTGCACCATGTATCTCATTCATCAAGGCACGATCCCTCGCTAGAGCAGATCATCCAAGCAACTATGGGCGAGGGTGCGCTCCAAGGACAGACTGATTTTTTTGACCTCATATTGCAGGCCAAGCAAGGGAATAGGAACACTTCAGAGCTGCCACTTCGTCTTAATGAACAAGAGTTGCAAGCACAGCAATTATCTTTGGCATTGAGAGAGCAGCAGCAGATAGAAGGGGAAAGGCGTATTGGTGGGCCTTGGTTTGCAGATGAAGCAGGTCCTTTTTTGAGGGATCCCATTGGGCATCACCAGGCTTACATGTTGGGGCATAATTCTTCAGAAAATTACCAGCAACAGCAGAGGTTTCCATCCAATGAACAGGAACCAAGCCATCACGATTGGAATCATGCTTCTCAGGAGAGACCTCAGGGAGGGttttatgaacctaactctatGGAATTTGATAGGTTCTCTGTTCCTACTGGTTCTCATGGAATGAACTTGGATATTGCAAACATACGTGGACAAGATCTAGATGTGAGGGAACAATATCGGCTTACTTCCTCTATTGATGAGCGTGGATCTCTATCATCTGGCATACCCTCTCACCGTCGATTGGTTTCTGATGAGTTTTATGCTTCTCATCCAGTTACTTTTGAAAGCTTGCCATCTGGGAACAATGGGCAGCTAGAAAGTAGCTGCACTGAAGCAGTAATGCCTTATTTGCATCTTGATGCTGAGCAAAAACGACGAGACACAGAAGACACCATTGCTTTTGCTGCTTCAAATAGATTGGCTTCAACTAACGGTGATAAGGAACACTCCAAACAAATTTTGATGGACCTTCATCAAAAACTTGGTCATCAGCCTACACAGTCATCAGAAGTTGATTATCAGCATCACCTATCCTCATCCAGAAGTCAGGGAGGCTCTGTACATCTTCCTTTAAATCTTCTTCCAGATCAGTCAGTTGGTATGAGCAACTGCTTCACAGAAGGCCCACAGAGTTCAAATTTTAGTCTCTTGTTGCAAGATCAGTTGGGTAGTTATGGTATGAATGAGCAACCAAGTAATCTGGCAAGAAGATCTGATTCCAGAGCATTTATGGACGCTCAATTCTTGTCAGGAACCAGGGATGCTCCTCATGAAGGCAACATGGCAAACCAACAAGACACAGCCATTGAGAGCGGGGAACTACCTAGTAATACCCATAGCAGGCATAGCTCACTGAGCAGTGCTG GTGGATGTGGGGGTTTTCACAGCTCTGAGATGGGATTAGATAAATCACTTGGAGAAGATGTTTCTGATGGGAG GCTGCCTTCTACTATAACTAAAGGGTTTGACAGTGCTACACAGAGACGCCGCGTCTTATCTTCACAGGATGTTTCATCTGAGCCTGCACTCTCTCTGCCTGTCAAGCCAAGAAGCTCCATAAGCCTCAGAACTTCTGAAAAAAATCCTGCTGCCACACTGGTCTCTGAATCTCGGGCATCTAGGAAAAATGATGCACAGTTTAGGAGGACTTCATCTTACAGTGATGCTGGTGTCTCTGAGACATCCTTCATAGATGTGCTCAAGAAACCAGTCATTCCAGAGGCTGATGTAGCCAACAGGGGTGCAGTGGAGTCATCTGATGGAGGTGGCCAAGTGGGGCGAACTGGCAAGAAGAAAGGCAAGAAAGGAAGACAGATCGATCCTGCTCTCCTTGGCTTTAAGGTATCCAGCAACCGGATCATGATGGGTGAGATCCATCGCCTTGATGAGTGA
- the LOC133726779 gene encoding uncharacterized protein LOC133726779 isoform X3, with product MLDGALEGNAEGKALTGSLDESKDHLASESSIPLSPQWLHAKSVEAKPLASGTSGEIHAPGSLSHGNSIDSNARDIWRSDGSRDRKDWRRNAPDLDVNRRWREEERETGLLGRRDRKKEDRRVGVTSTRDITENRADDHRAGGPSTRDVSENKILSSDRWHESRRDNKWSSRWGPEDKDKDSRMEKTELEREDAHVDKQSLVSSNRAIPERDGDSRDKWRPRHRMEVQSGGPAPYRAAPGFGMARGQVEKVGFASGRGRSKTNGSLQIGRPSSVSTIGSVPDQNQSVLGKAGPFNEKYRYPRGKLLDIYRKQKIESTFDIVPDGMEHVSPITQVGSIEPLAFSAPHAEEEAVMEDIWKGRITSSEMLCSSSREKNVLNDDGKGTSDASLRKEDQKISLQTEENALSTGEPILNNSFPVIGTEVSTICGPRTHILNEWVEGERRVPIVTAVADGSNLVASKNYDCKSAGEIDGLSNSVAELRISGCQDVRDFGLPKHSMSENFEPATTVIGSQLPDDSSSLFHIPSLQQTSSSDQYVKSNEKADLERVVSFEDISLCYLDPQGNIQGPFLGIDIISWFDQGFFGTDLLVRLADAPDGSPFQELGEMMPNLNTKSGLVSNSNLPTNMESFGGVGSILEERKTAPHYEESNILNIQHWTSSGLEPTLSDDLHSRIPNNGYNSELQYLDNQRFQNYVEEDEEIVFPGRPKSSSDFPLRRPSADIEGSFSNSPSLPSLLNEVSESNLPNRQDDKLHPFGLLMSELRGSSHLRPAQASNVSLGMDDQAQFRDTVFEGGISKLNWLNNPNIPMHQVVPDMEHLIELQCQEQQHRLLELRQQRQFEFHRQQQHELEFQQQQQRQLELQQQRQLELHHLELQQQRQLELQLQRQLELQQQRQFELQQQHQLELQQQRQLELQQQKQHHLELQQQQQRKLELQQLQRHQQQRQLEFQQQRQLELQQQQHQLEPPPQHHLQQHLRHHQKLQQQQQSQAEQLLLEQLLNRQMSDSYGQWKMDATRANLHDQLHSSNHLPNDLHHVSHSSRHDPSLEQIIQATMGEGALQGQTDFFDLILQAKQGNRNTSELPLRLNEQELQAQQLSLALREQQQIEGERRIGGPWFADEAGPFLRDPIGHHQAYMLGHNSSENYQQQQRFPSNEQEPSHHDWNHASQERPQGGFYEPNSMEFDRFSVPTGSHGMNLDIANIRGQDLDVREQYRLTSSIDERGSLSSGIPSHRRLVSDEFYASHPVTFESLPSGNNGQLESSCTEAVMPYLHLDAEQKRRDTEDTIAFAASNRLASTNGDKEHSKQILMDLHQKLGHQPTQSSEVDYQHHLSSSRSQGGSVHLPLNLLPDQSVGMSNCFTEGPQSSNFSLLLQDQLGSYGMNEQPSNLARRSDSRAFMDAQFLSGTRDAPHEGNMANQQDTAIESGELPSNTHSRHSSLSSAGGCGGFHSSEMGLDKSLGEDVSDGRLPSTITKGFDSATQRRRVLSSQDVSSEPALSLPVKPRSSISLRTSEKNPAATLVSESRASRKNDAQFRRTSSYSDAGVSETSFIDVLKKPVIPEADVANRGAVESSDGGGQVGRTGKKKGKKGRQIDPALLGFKVSSNRIMMGEIHRLDE from the exons ATGCTAGATGGAGCCTTGGAAGGAAATGCTGAGGGAAAGGCTCTAACGGGGTCACTTGATGAGTCAAAAG ATCATTTAGCATCTGAGAGCAGCATACCTTTGTCACCACAATGGCTACATGCTAAATCAGTTGAGGCTAAGCCACTTGCAAGTGGAACATCAGGA GAAATCCATGCACCAGGGTCTTTGTCTCATGGTAACTCTATTGATTCCAATGCGAGAGACATTTGGCGTTCAGATGGTTCTCGGGACAGAAAAGATTGGAGGAGGAATGCACCTGATTTAGATGTTAACCGTCGCTGGCgtgaggaggagagagaaacagGCTTACTTGGTAGGAGGGATCGCAAAAAAGAAGATCGCCGTGTAGGAGTCACTTCAACTAGGGATATTACTGAGAATCGAGCAGATGATCATCGAGCAGGTGGCCCTTCTACTAGGGatgttagtgagaataaaattTTGTCTTCTGATCGCTGGCATGAATCCCGGAGAGACAACAAATGGTCATCAAGGTGGGGCCCTGAAGATAAAGACAAGGACTCTCGAATGGAGAAGACagaacttgagagagaagaTGCTCATGTTGACAAGCAGTCTCTTGTCAGTAGCAATCGTGCAATTCCTGAACGTGATGGTGATTCTCGCGATAAATGGAGGCCACGCCATCGCATGGAGGTTCAGTCCGGGGGGCCAGCCCCATACCGTGCTGCACCGGGATTTGGGATGGCCAGAGGACAGGTGGAAAAAGTAGGATTTGCTTCTGGACGAGGGAGGTCCAAGACTAATGGTAGCCTACAGATTGGAAGACCTTCCTCTGTATCCACTATTGGGTCTGTTCCGGATCAGAATCAAAGTGTATTGGGAAAAGCTGGCCCCTTTAATGAGAAGTATCGTTACCCCAGGGGAAAGCTCCTTGATATCTATCGTAAGCAAAAGatagaatcaacttttgatatTGTGCCTGATGGGATGGAGCATGTCTCTCCAATTACCCAAGTGGGCTCTATTGAGCCATTGGCCTTTTCTGCACCTCATGCAGAGGAAGAG GCTGTTATGGAAGATATATGGAAGGGAAGAATCACTAGCAGTGAAATGTTATGCAGTTCCTCCAGAGAAAAAAATGTGTTAAATGATGATGGTAAAG GAACTAGTGATGCCTCCTTAAGAAAGGAAGATCAAAAGATTTCACTGCAGACTGAAGAAAATGCCCTATCTACTGGAGAGCCCATCTTAAACAATTCTTTTCCAGTTATCGGTACTGAGGTCTCAACTATCTGTGGCCCACGGACACATATTTTAAATG AATGGGTTGAAGGTGAGCGCAGAGTTCCTATTGTCACAGCAGTCGCTGATGGATCAAATCTGGTTGCTTCAAAGAACTATGATTGCAAAAGTGCTGGGGAGATTGATGGCCTCAGTAATAGTGTTGCTGAACTAAGAATTTCTGGATGCCAGGATGTGAGAGATTTTGGTCTTCCAAAGCATTCTATGTCGGAAAATTTTGAACCAGCTACTACTGTGATTGGTAGCCAGCTTCCTGATGATTCAAGTTCACTTTTTCATATTCCATCTCTACAGCAAACCTCGAGTAGTGATCAATATGTCAAGAGCAACGAGAAGGCAGATCTGGAAAGGGTTGTCTCATTTGAGGATATAAGTTTATGCTATCTTGATCCTCAAGGAAACATCCAGGGACCTTTCCTGGGGATCGACATAATTTCATGGTTTGATCAAGGATTCTTTGGAACTGACTTACTGGTGCGCTTGGCTGATGCCCCTGATGGTTCTCCTTTTCAAGAACTCGGTGAAATGATGCCAAATCTGAACACTAAATCTGGATTGGTCTCCAACTCCAATTTGCCTACCAACATGGAATCATTTGGTGGTGTTGGAAGCATCCTGGAAGAGAGAAAAACTGCTCCTCACTATGAGGAGTCTAACATTCTAAATATCCAACACTGGACTTCATCTGGACTTGAACCTACCTTGAGTGATGATTTGCACTCGAGAATACCTAATAATGGTTACAACTCTGAACTCCAGTACCTTGATAATCAAAGGTTTCAAAATTACGTTGAAGAAGATGAGG AAATAGTGTTTCCCGGAAGGCCTAAAAGTAGCAGTGATTTTCCTCTGAGGAGACCTTCAGCTGATATTGAGGGCTCATTTTCAAATTCCCCAAGCCTTCCTTCCCTTTTAAATGAAGTTTCCGAAAGTAACCTGCCTAATCGCCAGGATGATAAGTTGCACCCTTTTGGCCTGTTGATGTCTGAGCTCAGAGGCAGCTCTCATTTAAGACCTGCTCAAGCTTCCAATGTGTCTTTAGGCATGGATGATCAGGCTCAGTTTAGAGATACCGTGTTTGAGGGAGGTATCTCCAAACTGAATTGGTTGAATAATCCTAATATCCCAATGCATCAAGTAGTGCCTGATATGGAACATCTAATAGAACTACAGTGTCAAGAGCAGCAGCATCGCCTATTGGAGCTCCGGCAACAACGCCAGTTTGAGTTTCATCGTCAGCAGCAGCACGAGTTGGAATttcaacagcagcagcagcggCAATTGGAACTCCAGCAACAGCGCCAGTTGGAACTTCACCACTTGGAGCTTCAGCAGCAGCGCCAGTTGGAGctacagctgcagcgccagttGGAGCTACAGCAACAGCGCCAGTTTGAGCTACAGCAACAGCACCAGTTGGAGCTACAGCAACAACGCCAGTTGGAGCTTCAGCAACAGAAGCAACACCATTTGGAGCTTCAACAACAGCAGCAGCGGAAGCTGGAGCTTCAGCAGCTGCAGCGTCATCAGCAACAGCGGCAGTTGGAGTTTCAGCAGCAGCGTCAATTGGAGCTTCAGCAACAGCAGCATCAATTGGAGCCTCCGCCTCAGCACCACTTGCAGCAGCACCTTCGCCATCACCAAAAATTGCAGCAACAACAGCAGTCCCAAGCCGAACAGTTGCTCCTCGAACAATTATTGAATCGACAAATGTCTGATAGTTATGGGCAGTGGAAGATGGATGCTACACGAGCCAACCTTCATGATCAGTTACATTCCAGTAACCACCTTCCAAATGATTTGCACCATGTATCTCATTCATCAAGGCACGATCCCTCGCTAGAGCAGATCATCCAAGCAACTATGGGCGAGGGTGCGCTCCAAGGACAGACTGATTTTTTTGACCTCATATTGCAGGCCAAGCAAGGGAATAGGAACACTTCAGAGCTGCCACTTCGTCTTAATGAACAAGAGTTGCAAGCACAGCAATTATCTTTGGCATTGAGAGAGCAGCAGCAGATAGAAGGGGAAAGGCGTATTGGTGGGCCTTGGTTTGCAGATGAAGCAGGTCCTTTTTTGAGGGATCCCATTGGGCATCACCAGGCTTACATGTTGGGGCATAATTCTTCAGAAAATTACCAGCAACAGCAGAGGTTTCCATCCAATGAACAGGAACCAAGCCATCACGATTGGAATCATGCTTCTCAGGAGAGACCTCAGGGAGGGttttatgaacctaactctatGGAATTTGATAGGTTCTCTGTTCCTACTGGTTCTCATGGAATGAACTTGGATATTGCAAACATACGTGGACAAGATCTAGATGTGAGGGAACAATATCGGCTTACTTCCTCTATTGATGAGCGTGGATCTCTATCATCTGGCATACCCTCTCACCGTCGATTGGTTTCTGATGAGTTTTATGCTTCTCATCCAGTTACTTTTGAAAGCTTGCCATCTGGGAACAATGGGCAGCTAGAAAGTAGCTGCACTGAAGCAGTAATGCCTTATTTGCATCTTGATGCTGAGCAAAAACGACGAGACACAGAAGACACCATTGCTTTTGCTGCTTCAAATAGATTGGCTTCAACTAACGGTGATAAGGAACACTCCAAACAAATTTTGATGGACCTTCATCAAAAACTTGGTCATCAGCCTACACAGTCATCAGAAGTTGATTATCAGCATCACCTATCCTCATCCAGAAGTCAGGGAGGCTCTGTACATCTTCCTTTAAATCTTCTTCCAGATCAGTCAGTTGGTATGAGCAACTGCTTCACAGAAGGCCCACAGAGTTCAAATTTTAGTCTCTTGTTGCAAGATCAGTTGGGTAGTTATGGTATGAATGAGCAACCAAGTAATCTGGCAAGAAGATCTGATTCCAGAGCATTTATGGACGCTCAATTCTTGTCAGGAACCAGGGATGCTCCTCATGAAGGCAACATGGCAAACCAACAAGACACAGCCATTGAGAGCGGGGAACTACCTAGTAATACCCATAGCAGGCATAGCTCACTGAGCAGTGCTG GTGGATGTGGGGGTTTTCACAGCTCTGAGATGGGATTAGATAAATCACTTGGAGAAGATGTTTCTGATGGGAG GCTGCCTTCTACTATAACTAAAGGGTTTGACAGTGCTACACAGAGACGCCGCGTCTTATCTTCACAGGATGTTTCATCTGAGCCTGCACTCTCTCTGCCTGTCAAGCCAAGAAGCTCCATAAGCCTCAGAACTTCTGAAAAAAATCCTGCTGCCACACTGGTCTCTGAATCTCGGGCATCTAGGAAAAATGATGCACAGTTTAGGAGGACTTCATCTTACAGTGATGCTGGTGTCTCTGAGACATCCTTCATAGATGTGCTCAAGAAACCAGTCATTCCAGAGGCTGATGTAGCCAACAGGGGTGCAGTGGAGTCATCTGATGGAGGTGGCCAAGTGGGGCGAACTGGCAAGAAGAAAGGCAAGAAAGGAAGACAGATCGATCCTGCTCTCCTTGGCTTTAAGGTATCCAGCAACCGGATCATGATGGGTGAGATCCATCGCCTTGATGAGTGA